Proteins from a genomic interval of Gossypium hirsutum isolate 1008001.06 chromosome A09, Gossypium_hirsutum_v2.1, whole genome shotgun sequence:
- the LOC107895067 gene encoding receptor-like serine/threonine-protein kinase At4g25390 has translation MMPRSLPPLRQPPLIHHRPLPIRLILPPIVAFTAAFSILLVLSLCLRKIRRERTVPTDSKPPYRFSYSVLRRATSSFSVSRLLGQGGFGSVYRATISKNLHHDDSRSKNIQTVAVKVMDASSLQGEREFQNELFFVSKLDSSLVVPVLGFSHDRKRRRMLLVYELMPNGNLQDALLHRKCPELMNWKQRFSIAVDIAKGVEYLHGLDPPVIHVDIKPSNILLDQYFSAKIADFGLARLKSEEIKLEIAEDHGSIAETESVATGFEDYGSIAENSEVVTVAVSPPAVATSPEIMEKGSVSVSEGNFDRASVENGKELVNGGGKQSGGSSSDWWWKQDMGAVGESGKVKGYVMEWIGSEIKKERPSNDWITSVASSSYEMKAKSGEKKNKKSKKRLEWWVSIEDDKENNVKRRPTREWWKEEYCAELSKTNKKKKREMAMCHSDDNGGWENWWPLDDARKKKRSKSSIGSVDWYDSFSGEIPKSGGISSTPSMRGTVSYIAPEYGGGSDPSEKCDVYSFGVLLLVLIAGRRPLQVTGSPMAEFQRANLTSWAKHLAQTGKLFDLIDQSIQSLKQEQALLCITVALLCLQKSPARRPSMKEVVAILTGDADPPQLPTEFSPSPPSRYPFKSRKKVR, from the coding sequence atgatGCCTCGCTCGCTCCCACCGCTGCGGCAACCGCCGTTGATCCACCACCGCCCTTTACCCATACGTCTCATCCTCCCACCTATCGTAGCTTTCACAGCGGCCTTTTCAATCTTACTCGTTCTATCCTTGTGCCTTCGCAAAATTCGACGTGAACGCACTGTTCCCACCGACTCCAAGCCGCCATACCGGTTTTCGTACTCCGTCCTCCGTCGCGCTACCTCCTCTTTCTCCGTTTCACGGCTCCTCGGTCAAGGGGGCTTTGGCTCTGTTTACCGCGCTACCATCTCGAAGAACCTCCATCATGACGACAGCCGAAGCAAAAACATTCAAACCGTCGCTGTTAAGGTGATGGACGCCAGTTCTCTTCAGGGCGAACGCGAGTTCCAAAACGAGCTCTTCTTCGTTTCAAAACTCGATTCTTCCCTGGTCGTTCCAGTCCTCGGCTTCTCTCACGACCGAAAACGACGTCGAATGCTCCTTGTTTACGAGCTCATGCCTAACGGCAATCTGCAAGACGCGTTGCTTCATAGAAAATGCCCCGAGTTAATGAACTGGAAACAGAGATTTTCAATTGCTGTTGATATTGCCAAGGGAGTTGAATATCTCCATGGATTAGACCCTCCAGTAATTCACGTAGATATTAAGCCTAGTAACATATTGTTGGATCAGTATTTTTCAGCCAAAATTGCTGATTTTGGACTAGCAAGGTTGAAATCAGAGGAAATTAAACTGGAAATTGCTGAGGATCATGGATCTATAGCGGAAACAGAGAGTGTAGCTACAGGATTTGAGGATTATGGATCTATTGCGGAGAATTCGGAGGTTGTTACAGTTGCCGTTTCTCCGCCGGCAGTTGCAACATCTCCTGAAATTATGGAGAAAGGAAGCGTGTCGGTCTCGGAGGGGAATTTCGATAGAGCAAGTGTTGAGAATGGAAAAGAATTGGTCAATGGTGGCGGGAAGCAGAGTGGCGGCTCCAGCAGCGATTGGTGGTGGAAGCAAGATATGGGCGCAGTGGGAGAGAGTGGGAAAGTGAAGGGTTATGTGATGGAATGGATAGGAAGTGAGATTAAGAAAGAGAGACCCAGTAATGATTGGATTACTTCAGTGGCTTCTTCAAGCTATGAAATGAAAGCTAAATCGGGggagaagaagaataagaagagCAAAAAACGATTGGAATGGTGGGTGTCAATAGAGGACGATAAGGAAAACAATGTAAAGAGGAGACCGACAAGGGAGTGGTGGAAAGAGGAGTATTGCGCAGAGCTttcaaaaacaaacaaaaagaagaagagagagatGGCAATGTGCCATAGTGATGATAATGGTGGTTGGGAGAATTGGTGGCCGCTTGATGATgcgaggaagaagaagaggagtaAAAGCAGTATTGGAAGTGTGGACTGGTATGATTCATTTAGTGGGGAGATTCCCAAGAGTGGTGGGATTAGCAGTACCCCCAGTATGAGAGGAACCGTTTCCTACATTGCTCCTGAGTATGGTGGAGGAAGTGATCCATCAGAGAAGTGTGATGTTTACAGCTTTGGAGTTCTACTATTGGTTCTCATTGCAGGGAGGCGACCCTTGCAGGTTACAGGCTCTCCTATGGCGGAGTTTCAGCGGGCCAATCTCACTTCCTGGGCGAAGCATCTTGCACAAACTGGGAAGCTCTTTGATTTGATTGACCAGAGTATACAGTCTTTGAAACAAGAACAGGCTCTTTTGTGTATCACAGTTGCTTTGCTTTGTTTGCAGAAATCACCGGCACGTCGCCCTTCCATGAAGGAAGTTGTTGCCATCCTCACTGGTGACGCCGACCCGCCTCAGCTACCTACTGAATTTTCCCCCTCACCACCATCACGTTACCCATTTAAGTCACGGAAGAAGGTCCGGTGA